From Chryseobacterium sp. H1D6B, a single genomic window includes:
- a CDS encoding NUDIX domain-containing protein, protein MKIDTSKNKETLQELIDTKDFVAHISVDCTIFGFHNDILKILLLKYHDLDLWSLPGGFVFNDEDLREAAERVLYERTHLKGLFLKQFHTFGRIDRTENNVHQILLNNKGIEIPKNHWIFQRFVTVGYCSLIDFSIANTFPDAFNETCEWFEVDKLPKMAFDHDRIIESGLEYLRKNINTEVAAGSLLPEKFTMKDLQSLYETVLGEKFRRNNFQRKILSLNILERLEKFYDGSANKAPYLYKFKK, encoded by the coding sequence ATGAAAATCGACACATCAAAAAACAAAGAAACTCTTCAGGAGCTTATTGATACAAAAGACTTTGTAGCACACATTTCTGTAGATTGTACCATATTTGGTTTTCATAATGACATTTTAAAAATTCTGCTGTTAAAGTATCATGACCTGGATTTATGGTCACTTCCCGGCGGCTTTGTATTTAATGATGAGGATCTTCGTGAAGCCGCAGAACGTGTTTTATATGAAAGAACCCATCTTAAAGGTTTATTTTTGAAACAGTTTCATACTTTTGGAAGAATAGACCGTACTGAAAATAACGTGCACCAGATACTTCTTAACAATAAAGGGATAGAAATTCCAAAGAACCACTGGATCTTCCAGAGATTCGTCACTGTTGGATACTGCAGTCTTATTGATTTTTCTATAGCCAATACCTTTCCGGATGCCTTTAATGAAACTTGTGAATGGTTTGAAGTAGATAAACTGCCCAAGATGGCTTTTGATCATGACAGAATAATAGAATCAGGATTAGAATATCTCAGAAAAAATATTAATACAGAAGTTGCTGCAGGCAGTCTTCTTCCTGAAAAATTTACAATGAAGGATCTTCAGTCTTTGTATGAAACTGTTTTGGGAGAGAAATTCAGACGAAATAATTTTCAGCGCAAAATACTAAGCTTAAATATTCTTGAGAGATTAGAAAAGTTTTATGACGGATCTGCTAACAAGGCTCCCTATTTATACAAATTCAAAAAATAA
- a CDS encoding MFS transporter, translating into MNNKLSSISLPLKLTFLIFSMVLNCMGIVILQLADAKITYEKLGFLESFKDLPIAFISLFAVNFISKIGTKKSLILALGIVGICSCILPFVEVFWFYKLWFAIIGTCFAIGKICVFGIIRNNISDEKSLAKTMNSVEASFMVGIFVVNTGFGWLISSQYSEFWKFGFLFISVLSIVTLFLFSKIKIAEPEKKDDKGIISELSNLINPLIISFLAVVFFIVFIEQSFNSWLPSFYKNHLKVNSFFALQATSFLALFSYAGRTITANIIQRFSLSRYFIYCLSLIVLLLISILGLQYFQSENSKALLFLFPVVGLFLSPLYPVINSKMIAKIDKEKINLFTSLIVIFSSLGSSISSIIMSLLFGNQLLNLYPLYILVSVIVLFMISLIYFKLTSREYRK; encoded by the coding sequence ATGAATAACAAGCTCTCTTCTATTTCTCTTCCGTTGAAGCTGACTTTTTTAATTTTCTCGATGGTTTTGAACTGTATGGGTATCGTAATTTTACAGTTGGCAGACGCAAAAATCACTTATGAAAAGCTCGGATTTTTAGAATCCTTTAAAGATCTTCCCATCGCATTTATTTCACTTTTTGCAGTCAATTTTATCAGTAAAATAGGAACTAAAAAATCATTGATTTTAGCATTGGGAATCGTAGGAATTTGTTCCTGTATTTTACCTTTTGTAGAAGTATTTTGGTTTTACAAACTTTGGTTTGCCATTATCGGGACATGTTTTGCGATAGGCAAGATCTGTGTGTTCGGAATTATCCGAAATAATATCTCGGACGAAAAATCCTTAGCCAAAACGATGAACAGTGTTGAAGCGTCCTTTATGGTCGGAATATTTGTTGTGAACACGGGATTTGGCTGGCTGATTTCCAGTCAGTATTCAGAATTCTGGAAATTTGGATTTTTATTTATTTCTGTTCTTTCGATCGTCACGCTATTTCTATTTTCAAAAATTAAGATCGCCGAACCTGAAAAAAAAGATGACAAAGGTATTATTTCAGAATTATCCAATTTAATCAATCCATTAATTATCAGTTTTTTAGCCGTAGTATTTTTTATTGTTTTTATAGAACAAAGTTTTAATTCCTGGCTGCCTTCTTTTTATAAAAACCACTTAAAAGTGAACTCATTTTTCGCGCTTCAGGCGACTTCTTTTCTAGCTCTTTTTTCATATGCCGGCAGAACCATTACAGCGAATATTATTCAAAGGTTTTCATTATCAAGATATTTCATTTATTGTTTATCATTGATCGTTCTGCTGTTGATTTCTATTTTAGGATTACAATATTTTCAATCAGAGAATTCAAAGGCTCTCTTATTTTTATTTCCTGTCGTTGGTCTTTTTCTCTCTCCTCTCTACCCGGTCATCAATTCTAAAATGATTGCTAAAATTGATAAAGAAAAAATCAACCTTTTTACTTCTCTTATTGTTATTTTTTCTTCTCTAGGGAGCTCAATCAGTTCAATCATTATGTCTTTATTATTCGGAAATCAACTGTTAAACCTCTATCCGCTATACATCTTAGTGTCTGTAATTGTGCTCTTTATGATAAGTTTAATTTATTTTAAACTTACCAGTAGAGAATATAGAAAATAA
- a CDS encoding TonB-dependent receptor translates to MNVKITKGLGIIAVLYFTANFNAQNRANDTIPKEQKIEEVVMIGYGTQKKSNVTGAISSIKASDIEDVPTGRPEQILQGRAAGVSVISNSGQPGSPATVRVRGITSFGAGSNDPLWVVDGIVVDNIAWLNQSDIEGMEILKDGASAAIYGVSAARGVILITTKKGTKGKLNLSYNGFFGVGSASKKLDLLDASQYAMIRNEANTNDGRAPIFSNPSSYGIGTDWQKEIFNSAQRSSHEFSINGGSDKSTYYASFGYYDQQGIVLRDISNYKRINARLNSTHKVLDFLTVGQTFAYTHTKSQGINENGEFGGPLSSAINLDPMTPAIVTNGIANQPFPSDYNSPNIVRDPNGNPYGISHFVNKEMTNPLAFQQTQLGKYKWTDDIVANVFAEVKFNKHLTFKSSANGKMSYWGNQGFTPVAYLSPSSKTDFNNLFRQIEKKFEWSTENTITYQNKFGQHSLNVLLGQGYYEYNISSGQNTTYKNLPTNNWYEASFNFDISQSDRATAAWDGKETHKASYFARVVYDYANKYLFTGTIRRDGSSRFGSDNHWGYFPAMSLGWNVSNEDFWPQNNIVNSLKFRGGYGVLGNDGIDDFQYANFLIPGSNYTFGDNIIRIGYAPSTLENPGLKWERTSQLNIAADLKIFKNFDLSVDVYRKKSNDILRKVELPGYLGLINNPWRNVGDMNNDGIEISLGYRKNWGDFGFSANGNLGYLKNQITRIEDDKPWVNFASFQSMGNVSRLSVGDSYGSFFGYKNLGVFQNQAEIDAYRSANGTIIQPNAKPGDFKRLDSNGDGKIDEQDYINLGNSVPKYTFGLTLNMNYKNFDIMIFAQGQAGNKIFQGLRRLDIQEANYQTTILDRWTGEGTSNSIARVSQDDPNQNYTRMSDYYLQKGDYLRLKLVQIGYTLSKEVSQTIGANKVRFYITGENLVTFTKYTGYDPEIAGGDTFGIDRAYYPQARTFLFGANVQF, encoded by the coding sequence ATGAATGTAAAAATTACAAAGGGCCTCGGCATCATAGCTGTTCTCTATTTTACAGCTAACTTTAACGCTCAAAATAGAGCCAACGATACTATTCCTAAAGAACAGAAAATAGAGGAGGTTGTGATGATTGGTTATGGTACTCAAAAGAAGAGTAATGTAACCGGAGCTATATCAAGTATAAAAGCTTCCGATATTGAAGATGTTCCTACCGGAAGACCAGAGCAGATTCTGCAGGGAAGGGCAGCGGGTGTATCCGTAATTTCCAACTCGGGCCAGCCCGGATCTCCTGCAACAGTAAGAGTTCGTGGTATTACTAGTTTTGGAGCGGGAAGTAATGATCCTCTCTGGGTAGTTGACGGAATTGTTGTTGACAATATTGCGTGGCTGAACCAGTCTGATATTGAAGGGATGGAAATTCTAAAAGACGGGGCTTCGGCTGCAATTTATGGTGTTTCCGCGGCAAGAGGGGTAATCCTGATCACAACCAAAAAGGGAACTAAAGGAAAATTAAATCTTTCCTATAATGGATTCTTTGGAGTAGGAAGTGCCAGTAAAAAGCTTGATCTGTTAGATGCTTCTCAATATGCAATGATTAGAAATGAAGCGAATACCAACGACGGAAGAGCACCCATATTTTCGAATCCATCATCGTACGGAATAGGCACAGACTGGCAGAAAGAAATCTTCAATTCTGCTCAGCGTTCTTCTCATGAATTCAGTATCAACGGAGGAAGTGATAAATCTACCTATTATGCTTCTTTCGGATATTACGACCAGCAGGGTATCGTACTGCGTGATATTTCCAATTATAAAAGAATTAACGCCAGATTAAACTCAACTCATAAGGTACTGGACTTTTTAACAGTAGGACAGACTTTCGCCTACACCCACACAAAATCTCAGGGAATTAATGAAAACGGTGAATTTGGAGGACCTTTAAGTTCTGCGATCAACCTTGACCCGATGACTCCGGCAATTGTTACTAATGGAATCGCCAATCAGCCGTTTCCTAGTGATTATAATAGCCCGAACATCGTTCGTGACCCAAATGGAAATCCTTACGGGATCTCGCATTTCGTAAATAAAGAAATGACCAATCCATTAGCCTTCCAGCAGACACAATTAGGAAAATATAAATGGACAGATGATATTGTTGCAAATGTATTTGCTGAAGTAAAATTTAATAAACATTTGACTTTTAAATCAAGTGCAAACGGAAAAATGTCTTATTGGGGGAATCAGGGCTTTACTCCTGTAGCTTATTTAAGTCCGTCCAGCAAAACTGATTTTAATAATTTATTCAGACAAATTGAAAAAAAGTTTGAGTGGAGTACAGAAAATACCATTACTTATCAGAATAAATTTGGACAGCACAGTTTAAACGTATTATTAGGACAGGGATATTACGAATATAATATTTCTTCCGGCCAGAATACTACTTATAAAAATCTGCCTACTAATAATTGGTATGAAGCTTCTTTTAATTTTGATATCTCACAATCAGACAGAGCTACTGCAGCGTGGGATGGAAAGGAAACACATAAGGCCTCATATTTTGCCAGAGTGGTGTATGATTATGCTAATAAATATTTATTTACAGGAACGATCCGTAGAGATGGGTCTTCAAGGTTCGGAAGTGATAATCATTGGGGATACTTTCCGGCGATGTCATTAGGATGGAATGTATCTAATGAAGATTTCTGGCCTCAGAATAATATTGTAAATAGTTTGAAATTTAGAGGCGGCTATGGGGTACTAGGAAATGACGGAATTGATGATTTCCAATATGCTAACTTTTTGATACCAGGAAGCAATTATACTTTTGGAGATAATATCATCCGTATAGGATATGCACCAAGTACATTGGAGAATCCTGGTTTGAAATGGGAGAGAACTTCCCAGCTGAATATTGCTGCAGACCTTAAAATCTTTAAAAATTTCGACCTTTCAGTGGATGTTTATAGAAAAAAGAGTAATGACATTTTAAGAAAAGTGGAGCTTCCGGGTTATCTTGGATTAATTAATAATCCATGGAGAAATGTGGGAGATATGAATAATGACGGGATAGAAATAAGCTTAGGATATAGAAAAAATTGGGGTGATTTTGGATTTTCTGCCAATGGAAACCTCGGTTATCTTAAAAATCAAATTACAAGAATTGAAGATGATAAACCATGGGTGAATTTTGCTTCATTCCAATCAATGGGTAATGTTTCAAGATTGTCCGTCGGAGATTCTTATGGATCTTTCTTTGGCTATAAAAACCTGGGAGTTTTCCAAAATCAAGCAGAAATTGATGCCTATAGAAGTGCTAACGGAACAATCATTCAGCCTAATGCTAAACCAGGTGATTTTAAACGTTTAGATTCTAACGGAGACGGAAAAATTGATGAACAAGATTACATCAACTTAGGTAATTCTGTACCAAAATATACGTTTGGCTTAACATTAAATATGAATTACAAAAACTTTGATATTATGATTTTTGCCCAAGGACAGGCCGGAAATAAGATATTTCAAGGGTTGAGAAGACTGGATATCCAGGAAGCGAATTATCAAACGACTATTTTAGACCGATGGACAGGAGAGGGAACTTCTAACAGCATCGCAAGAGTTTCACAAGATGATCCCAATCAAAATTACACCAGAATGTCTGATTATTATCTTCAGAAAGGAGATTATTTACGTTTGAAATTGGTACAGATAGGATATACACTTTCAAAAGAGGTTTCACAGACGATAGGTGCAAACAAGGTGAGATTTTATATTACAGGAGAGAACTTGGTTACTTTCACTAAATATACAGGATATGATCCTGAAATCGCTGGGGGAGATACTTTTGGAATAGACAGAGCGTATTATCCGCAGGCCAGAACTTTCCTTTTTGGAGCTAATGTTCAATTTTAA
- a CDS encoding RagB/SusD family nutrient uptake outer membrane protein, with product MKNRRFIYRSVSVLLLTGMSFGAVSCSNSNLEDVQNTGTFDSSNYFKNEEQSFSGLVAVYDLLRKYSGGFENQVTFVNAASDDFYSGGGSSTDGAGIQGFSNYTINPIIMPLSYWKDYYQGIARANLLLDRIPNANMNDQTRKRFIAEAKVLRSLYYFELLRTFRNIPLILKPILADDDFYNIPQANPADVYAQIESDIVAAVNDLPVSIAADNKAEVGRITQGTARAILGKIYLYNKKNSEAAAQFQLVNGTPGQTSQYGYHLVANFADLWKVDNKFTTESILEVMHTTKSNADWPFWGTGKDEGNSINVMLGIISYGRITTTPNNDAPSIYSGWGFNPVTEDLFNFMQGDPRLDATIFNAKKLKQENKISYSSGYKDTGYFLNKYLPRTSDVSTDPGPSELNFRQNYIAIRLADTYLMEAEALGGSGARAQALLDAVRARVGLASVPVSMQAIKDERRRELAGEGHRWFDLVRWGDAPAKLGSRGFIAGRNEVLPIPFNELVNTALQQNPGY from the coding sequence ATGAAAAATAGAAGATTTATATATAGAAGTGTATCTGTTTTATTATTAACAGGTATGAGTTTTGGGGCTGTATCTTGCAGTAACAGTAACCTTGAAGATGTACAGAACACCGGGACCTTTGATTCAAGTAATTATTTTAAAAATGAAGAACAGTCTTTTTCTGGTTTGGTAGCTGTTTATGATCTGCTGAGAAAATATTCCGGCGGATTTGAAAACCAGGTTACTTTCGTGAATGCCGCGTCGGATGATTTCTATTCTGGAGGAGGAAGCTCTACAGATGGTGCAGGAATCCAGGGTTTCTCAAATTATACGATCAATCCTATCATCATGCCTCTAAGCTATTGGAAAGATTATTACCAGGGAATTGCAAGAGCGAATCTTTTACTGGATAGAATTCCTAATGCCAATATGAATGACCAGACAAGAAAAAGATTTATTGCAGAAGCTAAAGTTTTAAGATCATTGTATTATTTTGAACTGCTGAGAACGTTCAGAAATATTCCGCTGATCCTAAAACCTATCTTAGCGGATGATGATTTTTACAATATTCCCCAGGCTAATCCGGCTGATGTATATGCACAGATAGAATCAGATATTGTTGCTGCGGTTAATGATCTGCCTGTTTCTATTGCAGCAGACAATAAAGCGGAAGTGGGAAGAATTACACAGGGTACTGCGCGTGCTATTTTAGGAAAGATCTATTTATATAATAAGAAAAATTCAGAAGCGGCGGCCCAGTTTCAATTAGTGAATGGAACTCCCGGACAGACCAGCCAGTATGGATATCATCTGGTGGCCAATTTTGCAGACTTATGGAAGGTAGATAATAAATTTACTACAGAATCTATTTTAGAAGTAATGCATACTACTAAAAGTAATGCAGACTGGCCGTTTTGGGGAACTGGAAAAGATGAAGGGAATTCCATTAATGTTATGCTGGGGATTATTTCTTATGGACGTATAACCACAACTCCTAATAACGACGCTCCAAGTATTTATTCAGGCTGGGGCTTTAATCCGGTAACTGAAGATCTATTTAATTTTATGCAGGGTGATCCTCGTCTGGATGCAACTATTTTCAATGCTAAAAAATTAAAACAAGAAAATAAAATTTCTTATTCCAGCGGGTATAAAGACACGGGATATTTCTTAAACAAGTATCTGCCGAGAACTTCTGATGTATCTACAGATCCAGGACCTTCAGAATTGAATTTCCGCCAAAATTATATTGCCATAAGATTAGCAGATACTTACTTAATGGAAGCAGAAGCATTGGGAGGTTCAGGAGCAAGAGCGCAGGCTTTATTGGATGCTGTAAGAGCAAGAGTTGGTTTAGCATCAGTTCCTGTTTCTATGCAGGCTATTAAAGATGAAAGAAGAAGAGAACTTGCAGGAGAAGGACACAGATGGTTCGACTTGGTAAGATGGGGAGATGCTCCGGCTAAATTAGGATCAAGAGGCTTTATTGCAGGCAGAAATGAGGTCCTGCCAATTCCTTTCAATGAATTAGTCAATACAGCTTTACAACAAAATCCTGGCTATTAA
- a CDS encoding glycoside hydrolase family 30 beta sandwich domain-containing protein, producing MKFHSLYSFFLKSTALLFSGVVLLPLSSCKSNPVKNENEVQIWLTKGDESIKLQQQHPVFFVNNADSGQHIEIDDSQKFQYVDGFGYTLTGGSVEVINRLSQPKRKALLHELFGNDKNSIGVSYLRLSIGASDLDGGVFSYDDLPEGQTDNSLSHFSLARDKDLTAMLKEILTINPKIRIIAAPWSTPVWMKDNGKSKGGSLKPEYYCVYADYFVKYIQGMKKEGITIDAVTPQNEPLHPGNNPSLYMSSDQQKEFIKNHLGPIFKSNGVKTKIVVYDHNCNKPEYATNILADPKAYQYIDGSAFHLYEGEISALSTVHDAFPNKNLYFTEQWTGAKGTFNEDLNWHTKNVIIGSMRNWSKTALEWNVANDPQYKPHTEGGCTECKGAVTISDSENFTRNVAYYIIAHASKFIPADSQRIASTQTDDLSTAAFVTPAGKRVLIVQNNSKKEESFTIKYNGKSASVSLSGNSVATYIF from the coding sequence ATGAAGTTTCACAGTTTATATAGTTTCTTTTTAAAAAGTACTGCACTGCTATTCAGCGGTGTGGTACTTTTGCCTCTGTCATCTTGTAAATCAAATCCGGTAAAAAATGAAAATGAAGTTCAGATCTGGCTTACCAAAGGAGATGAAAGCATAAAATTACAGCAGCAGCATCCAGTGTTTTTTGTAAATAATGCAGACAGCGGCCAACATATTGAAATTGATGACTCTCAAAAGTTTCAATATGTTGACGGCTTCGGTTATACATTAACAGGAGGAAGTGTTGAAGTGATCAACAGACTTTCACAGCCGAAAAGAAAAGCATTGCTTCATGAGCTTTTTGGAAATGATAAAAACTCAATTGGGGTAAGTTATTTGAGATTGAGTATCGGTGCTTCAGATCTTGACGGCGGAGTTTTTTCCTATGATGATCTTCCTGAAGGCCAGACAGATAATTCTCTCTCTCATTTCAGTTTGGCAAGAGACAAAGATTTGACAGCCATGTTAAAAGAAATTTTAACCATCAATCCAAAGATAAGAATCATTGCGGCACCCTGGTCTACCCCGGTATGGATGAAAGACAATGGAAAATCAAAAGGAGGAAGCTTAAAACCTGAATATTACTGTGTTTATGCTGATTATTTTGTTAAATATATTCAGGGAATGAAGAAAGAAGGAATTACAATCGATGCTGTAACCCCTCAAAACGAACCTTTGCACCCAGGAAATAATCCTAGTCTGTACATGAGTTCCGACCAGCAGAAAGAATTTATTAAAAATCACCTGGGACCCATTTTTAAATCTAACGGAGTTAAAACCAAGATTGTAGTTTACGACCACAACTGCAACAAGCCGGAATATGCGACAAATATTCTAGCCGATCCGAAGGCTTACCAATATATTGACGGTTCTGCTTTCCATTTATATGAAGGTGAAATCTCCGCTTTAAGCACTGTTCATGATGCTTTTCCAAATAAAAATTTGTATTTTACGGAGCAGTGGACAGGAGCAAAAGGAACTTTTAATGAAGATTTAAACTGGCATACCAAAAATGTGATTATCGGCTCTATGAGAAACTGGAGTAAAACAGCATTAGAATGGAATGTAGCCAATGATCCTCAATACAAGCCTCATACAGAAGGAGGCTGTACTGAATGTAAAGGAGCAGTTACCATTTCAGACAGTGAAAACTTTACAAGAAATGTTGCTTATTACATTATTGCCCATGCATCAAAATTTATCCCTGCTGATTCACAAAGAATAGCTTCTACCCAGACAGACGATCTTTCGACAGCAGCTTTTGTAACACCTGCAGGAAAAAGAGTTCTGATTGTACAGAACAACAGTAAAAAGGAAGAATCCTTTACTATAAAATATAACGGAAAATCAGCTTCTGTAAGCCTTTCAGGGAATTCAGTTGCAACATATATTTTTTAA
- the bglX gene encoding beta-glucosidase BglX, which yields MKKRYLLLLLSVFGISASAQKSIDQRVSELLSKMTLEEKVGQLVQYSGFEYATGPQNSNSATVLDEIKKGKVGSMLNVMGAEETRSFQKLALQSRLKIPLLFGQDVIHGYRTTFPVNLGQAASWDLGLIEKSERIAATEASAYGIHWTFAPMVDIARDPRWGRVMEGSGEDTYLGTQIGVARIKGFQGKGLGSLDAVMACAKHFAAYGAAVGGRDYNSVDMSLRQLNETYLPPFKAVAEAGAATFMNSFNDINGIPATANKYILRNLLKDQWNYKGFVVSDWGSIGEMIAHGYAKDKTEAAEKAILAGSDMDMESHVYMTELPKLVKEGKVDVKFIDDAARRILTKKFEMGLFDDPFRFSNEKRQKEQLNNQENRKFGREFGSKSMVLLKNQNNILPLSKSTKTIALIGPFGKETTANHGFWSVAFKDDNQRIITQFDGIKNQLDKHSTLLYAKGCNADDQDRSMFAEAVETAKKADVVIMTLGEGHAMSGEAKSRSNLHFSGVQEELLKEIAKTGKPIVLMVNAGRPLVFDWAADNIPAIVYTWWLGTEAGNSIADVLFGTVNPAGKLPMTFPRTEGQIPVYYNHYNTGRPAKNPTDRNYVSAYIDLDNTPKFPFGYGLSYTQFKYSDMTLNSSDLKGNQTLNISVNLSNTGSYDGEEVVQLYIRDLFGKVVRPVKELKGFQKIFLKKGESRNINFKLTPEDLKFFDDELNYDWESGEFDIMIGTNSQDVQTKRINWVK from the coding sequence ATGAAGAAAAGATATCTTTTATTATTGCTTTCAGTATTCGGAATCAGTGCATCAGCACAAAAATCGATCGATCAAAGAGTTTCTGAATTATTGTCTAAAATGACTTTAGAAGAAAAAGTAGGCCAGCTGGTTCAATACAGCGGTTTCGAATACGCCACAGGACCACAGAATTCAAATTCCGCCACTGTTCTGGATGAAATAAAAAAAGGTAAGGTAGGTTCTATGCTCAATGTGATGGGTGCAGAAGAAACCAGATCTTTCCAAAAATTAGCTTTACAGTCCCGTTTAAAAATTCCCTTATTATTCGGACAGGATGTTATCCACGGGTACAGAACTACATTTCCTGTCAATCTTGGGCAGGCGGCAAGCTGGGATCTGGGATTAATAGAAAAATCAGAAAGAATTGCAGCAACAGAAGCATCTGCCTACGGCATCCACTGGACTTTTGCTCCGATGGTAGATATTGCAAGAGATCCGAGATGGGGAAGAGTAATGGAAGGTTCCGGTGAAGATACTTATCTGGGAACACAGATAGGAGTAGCAAGGATTAAAGGTTTTCAGGGAAAAGGTCTTGGGAGTCTTGATGCGGTTATGGCCTGTGCAAAACATTTTGCAGCATATGGGGCAGCAGTAGGCGGAAGAGATTATAATTCTGTCGATATGAGTTTAAGACAATTGAATGAAACTTATCTGCCGCCGTTTAAAGCCGTTGCTGAAGCAGGTGCCGCCACTTTCATGAATTCTTTTAATGATATCAACGGAATTCCTGCAACCGCAAATAAATATATTTTAAGAAATTTATTAAAAGATCAATGGAATTATAAAGGTTTTGTAGTTTCAGACTGGGGAAGTATCGGAGAAATGATTGCCCACGGATATGCAAAAGATAAAACTGAAGCCGCAGAAAAAGCAATACTGGCCGGAAGTGATATGGATATGGAAAGCCATGTTTACATGACGGAGCTTCCAAAATTAGTTAAAGAAGGAAAAGTAGATGTTAAATTCATTGATGATGCGGCAAGAAGGATTCTGACTAAAAAGTTTGAAATGGGATTATTTGATGATCCGTTCAGATTCAGTAATGAAAAAAGACAGAAGGAGCAGCTCAATAATCAGGAAAACAGAAAGTTCGGAAGAGAATTTGGTTCAAAAAGTATGGTCTTATTAAAAAATCAAAATAATATACTGCCGCTTTCAAAATCAACTAAAACGATTGCTTTAATCGGCCCTTTTGGAAAAGAAACAACAGCCAACCACGGATTTTGGTCAGTGGCGTTTAAAGATGATAATCAGAGAATCATCACTCAATTTGACGGTATTAAAAATCAATTAGATAAACATTCAACCTTATTATATGCAAAAGGCTGCAATGCAGATGATCAGGACAGATCAATGTTTGCAGAAGCTGTAGAAACAGCAAAAAAAGCAGATGTTGTGATTATGACATTAGGAGAAGGCCATGCAATGAGCGGAGAAGCAAAAAGCAGAAGCAATCTCCATTTTTCCGGTGTTCAGGAAGAATTATTGAAAGAAATTGCGAAAACCGGAAAACCAATTGTTTTAATGGTCAATGCAGGAAGACCGCTTGTTTTCGACTGGGCAGCAGATAATATCCCGGCAATTGTATACACTTGGTGGCTGGGAACAGAAGCTGGAAATTCTATTGCAGATGTTCTTTTCGGAACGGTAAATCCTGCAGGAAAATTACCAATGACTTTCCCAAGAACAGAAGGGCAGATTCCGGTTTATTACAACCATTACAATACAGGAAGACCGGCTAAAAATCCAACCGACAGAAATTATGTTTCAGCGTATATCGATTTAGATAATACTCCAAAATTCCCTTTTGGGTACGGATTAAGCTACACTCAATTTAAATATTCTGACATGACATTGAATTCTTCAGATCTTAAAGGAAACCAGACTTTAAATATCAGCGTGAATCTTTCAAACACTGGAAGTTATGACGGAGAAGAAGTCGTACAGCTTTATATCAGAGACTTATTCGGTAAAGTAGTGAGACCGGTAAAAGAGCTGAAAGGTTTTCAAAAAATATTCCTTAAAAAAGGAGAAAGCAGAAATATTAATTTCAAATTAACTCCAGAAGATTTAAAATTCTTCGATGATGAATTAAATTACGATTGGGAAAGCGGTGAATTTGATATTATGATCGGAACGAATTCTCAAGACGTACAGACTAAAAGAATTAACTGGGTTAAATAA
- a CDS encoding glycoside hydrolase family 16 protein: MKIKIQNIIYVFTGTVLAFSILSCASNKPDSNRKLIWNDEFNGKGLPDSSKWNYDTGGSGYGNNEAQFYTKARLENARVEKGNLIIEARKEDWENNKYTSARLLTKGKFSFQYGTVEVRARLPKGRGTWPAIWMMSENMKKWPDDGELDIMEHVGFNPGYIHASVHTKKYNHILGTQKTDTLIVKDVSEKFHVYKAEWTPEKIDVYIDGQKFFTYENKEKTYEAWPFDQPYFIILNAAVGGFWGGKEGIDDSIFPQKYYIDYVRVYQNK, from the coding sequence ATGAAAATAAAAATCCAAAATATCATTTATGTGTTTACAGGAACGGTTCTGGCTTTTTCTATTTTAAGCTGCGCGTCCAATAAACCTGATTCCAACAGAAAATTGATCTGGAACGATGAATTTAACGGAAAAGGCCTGCCTGATTCATCAAAATGGAACTATGATACCGGCGGCAGCGGATACGGAAATAATGAAGCTCAGTTCTATACAAAAGCCCGGCTGGAAAATGCAAGAGTAGAAAAAGGAAATCTGATTATCGAAGCTCGGAAAGAAGACTGGGAGAATAATAAATATACTTCGGCAAGACTTTTAACCAAAGGAAAATTTTCATTTCAATATGGAACAGTGGAAGTAAGAGCCAGACTTCCAAAAGGACGCGGAACATGGCCTGCAATATGGATGATGAGTGAAAATATGAAGAAATGGCCGGATGACGGAGAGCTGGATATTATGGAACATGTAGGTTTTAATCCAGGTTATATTCATGCTTCGGTACACACGAAAAAATACAATCATATTCTGGGCACCCAAAAAACTGATACTTTGATCGTAAAAGATGTAAGCGAAAAGTTTCATGTTTACAAAGCTGAATGGACGCCGGAAAAAATAGATGTTTATATCGATGGTCAAAAATTTTTCACTTATGAAAATAAAGAGAAAACGTATGAAGCGTGGCCTTTTGACCAGCCTTATTTTATCATTTTAAATGCAGCGGTCGGCGGATTTTGGGGCGGTAAAGAAGGAATTGATGATTCCATTTTCCCTCAAAAGTATTATATAGATTATGTACGGGTATATCAAAATAAATAA